A single genomic interval of Arthrobacter methylotrophus harbors:
- a CDS encoding SHOCT domain-containing protein: MMYGWSGGIGVGGWIAMGLMMLLFWGGIATLVILLLRGNHAGGRSFYRPPDDESERILNERFARGEIDETELTAGRAALRRRQ; encoded by the coding sequence ATGATGTATGGATGGAGTGGAGGCATCGGCGTCGGCGGATGGATCGCCATGGGGCTGATGATGCTGCTGTTCTGGGGTGGAATTGCCACTCTGGTGATCCTCCTGCTGCGCGGGAACCACGCCGGTGGGCGAAGCTTTTACAGGCCACCTGATGATGAGTCCGAGCGTATCCTCAATGAGCGCTTCGCCCGGGGTGAGATCGACGAGACCGAGCTCACGGCAGGCCGGGCTGCATTGAGGCGCCGGCAGTGA
- a CDS encoding phosphoketolase family protein: MERGPAETEPANEDFELLHRYWSAANYLTVAQIYLQENPLLTEPLLPRHIKPRLLGHWGTSPGLSLIYAHLNRLIRRTSAEVLFVAGPGHGGPAVVANVYLEGTYSEIYPKVGTDLQGLRRLVRQFSTPGGIASHVGPATPGSIHEGGELGYSLMHATGAAMDNPGLIIACVIGDGEAETGPLEASWKAPSFLNPARDGAVLPILHLNGHKISGPTVLGRKSNEDVEALLKAHGWDPVTVSGEDPYLVHRALATAMDESYGRIRELQAQALAQGVHRPAPWPAIILRTPKGWTGPGIVDGLPIEGTYRSHQVPLANVRENPEHLAQLEAWMRSYRPETLFDSTGRLVPELAALAPEGSLRMSASGVSRGGTVTALEIPDLEQYALATAPRGSMVHETTRPLGELLRDIYFATADNPRFRLFCPDETNSNRLGAVFEATDRCLLEPAGEGEHPLAEDHVSPEGRVMEVLSEHLCQGWLEGYLLTGRHGLFASYEAFAMVSASMTIQHAKWLQHARELEWRGPVPSLNILLTSTCWRNDHNGFSHQGPGLIDAVLSLSGTVTRIYLPPDANTLLVTAEHVLRSRDYVNLVVVDKQPHPQYLTLEEARRHAAAGASIWSWAGNEEPTGQEEPHAGRADPDVVLACAGDIPTEETLAAAWLLQEHLPELVVRVVNVMDAMVLPPRNTHPHGLSDEKFKALFTADGEVIMAWHGYARALHQLLHGRPRPERFHVRGYNEQGTTTTPFDMVVLNQMSRYHLVLEALRRVHRQVVGADELVDFCRTRLEAHTRYIREHFEDLPEIRDWAWTPHLP; the protein is encoded by the coding sequence ATGGAACGCGGACCCGCCGAAACAGAACCTGCGAACGAAGACTTCGAGCTGCTGCACCGGTATTGGTCCGCGGCCAACTACCTTACCGTGGCCCAGATCTACCTTCAGGAAAACCCTCTGCTGACGGAGCCGCTGCTCCCGCGCCACATCAAGCCCCGGCTCCTGGGCCACTGGGGAACAAGCCCGGGCTTATCGTTGATCTACGCCCACCTGAACCGCCTAATCAGGCGAACTTCAGCGGAAGTCCTGTTCGTCGCTGGTCCGGGCCACGGCGGGCCCGCCGTCGTCGCCAACGTCTACCTTGAGGGCACCTACTCCGAGATCTATCCCAAAGTGGGGACGGACCTCCAGGGACTCCGCCGCCTTGTCCGGCAATTTTCGACGCCAGGCGGGATCGCGAGCCATGTCGGACCTGCCACTCCCGGGTCCATCCACGAAGGCGGCGAGCTCGGCTACTCCCTGATGCACGCCACGGGCGCGGCCATGGACAACCCCGGGCTGATCATCGCCTGCGTCATCGGTGACGGCGAAGCCGAGACCGGCCCACTGGAAGCATCATGGAAGGCGCCATCCTTCCTCAATCCGGCCCGCGACGGCGCCGTTCTGCCCATCCTCCATCTGAACGGGCACAAGATCTCCGGTCCGACCGTCCTGGGCAGGAAATCCAATGAAGACGTCGAAGCCCTCCTCAAGGCCCATGGCTGGGACCCGGTGACCGTCTCGGGCGAGGACCCCTACCTCGTCCACCGCGCCCTGGCCACCGCGATGGACGAGTCCTATGGGCGCATCCGCGAACTGCAAGCCCAGGCGCTCGCCCAGGGCGTGCACCGTCCTGCACCCTGGCCCGCCATCATCCTGCGGACACCCAAAGGGTGGACCGGTCCCGGCATCGTCGACGGCCTTCCCATCGAAGGAACCTATCGCTCCCACCAAGTGCCCCTGGCAAACGTTCGCGAAAATCCCGAACACCTGGCCCAACTGGAGGCCTGGATGCGCTCCTACCGGCCCGAAACCCTCTTTGACAGCACGGGCCGACTCGTCCCCGAACTAGCCGCACTCGCCCCGGAGGGCAGCCTTCGCATGAGCGCATCCGGTGTGAGCCGAGGCGGCACCGTCACTGCCCTTGAGATTCCCGACCTGGAACAGTACGCACTGGCAACGGCCCCGCGGGGGTCGATGGTCCATGAAACCACCAGGCCCCTGGGAGAACTGCTCCGGGACATCTATTTCGCCACCGCCGACAACCCGCGGTTCCGGCTTTTCTGCCCGGACGAAACCAACAGCAACCGGCTCGGTGCCGTCTTCGAGGCCACCGACCGCTGCCTTCTGGAACCTGCCGGGGAAGGTGAACATCCCCTCGCCGAAGACCATGTCTCACCCGAAGGCAGGGTCATGGAAGTCCTCTCCGAGCACCTCTGCCAGGGCTGGCTCGAGGGCTACCTCCTCACTGGCCGCCATGGCCTCTTCGCAAGCTATGAGGCCTTCGCGATGGTCAGCGCTTCGATGACCATCCAACACGCCAAGTGGCTCCAGCACGCAAGGGAACTTGAATGGCGCGGGCCCGTGCCGAGCCTGAATATCCTGCTGACCTCCACCTGCTGGCGCAACGACCACAACGGATTCAGCCACCAAGGACCCGGACTGATCGACGCAGTGTTGTCCCTCTCGGGGACCGTCACCCGCATCTACCTGCCGCCGGACGCGAACACCCTTCTTGTCACCGCCGAGCACGTCCTGCGCAGCAGGGACTACGTGAACCTGGTGGTCGTGGACAAACAGCCGCACCCGCAATACCTGACCCTGGAAGAGGCACGGCGGCACGCCGCGGCAGGAGCGTCCATCTGGTCCTGGGCTGGTAACGAAGAACCGACCGGACAAGAGGAACCGCACGCCGGCCGAGCCGATCCCGACGTCGTCTTGGCCTGCGCCGGGGACATCCCCACCGAAGAGACCCTGGCTGCAGCCTGGTTACTGCAAGAGCACCTGCCCGAACTGGTGGTCCGTGTTGTCAACGTTATGGATGCCATGGTTCTTCCACCCCGCAACACCCATCCCCACGGCCTGTCCGATGAGAAGTTCAAAGCACTGTTCACGGCCGACGGAGAGGTCATCATGGCCTGGCATGGCTACGCCCGCGCCCTCCACCAACTCCTGCATGGCAGACCCCGCCCCGAACGGTTCCATGTCCGCGGATACAACGAACAAGGAACCACCACCACCCCCTTTGACATGGTGGTCTTGAACCAGATGAGCCGCTACCATCTGGTCCTTGAAGCGCTGCGGCGTGTTCACCGGCAAGTGGTGGGCGCGGATGAACTCGTCGACTTCTGCCGTACGCGGTTGGAGGCACACACGCGATACATCCGGGAGCATTTCGAGGACCTCCCGGAAATCCGGGACTGGGCCTGGACACCGCATCTCCCCTAG
- a CDS encoding acetate/propionate family kinase, giving the protein MLILVLNPGSSSLKFQLRRSGISEAVPGVLLDRVVEGKQGDALDPGFLGDVYDTIDAAIWDFTGRTRPDAIGHRVVHGGDRFSSPVRVTPDVMGAIEELEELAPLHNAASVACMRAATERWPDTPQVAVFDTAFHRTIPEYASRYALPEDLVTRHGIRRYGFHGISVEMASRDTAAFLGVPVDSLNAVVAHLGNGASVTAVKNGRSADTSMGMTPLEGLVMGTRSGDLDPSIVTLLQRHGLSLDEVDELLNHRAGLLGLAGSADMRAIQDAVQSGDPRAILASDMAAYRLAKYIAAYSMVVGGAGALVFTGGIGEHSSPFRSRVMSLLRPLGLFIDEDRNHSAAAGARLISTDGSAFPVLALPSDEERAIAEATAAVVLSQDPANQSPDEIEAWPRAKRP; this is encoded by the coding sequence GTGCTGATCCTTGTCTTGAATCCAGGTTCCTCGTCCCTGAAGTTCCAGCTGCGGCGGAGCGGAATATCCGAAGCGGTGCCGGGTGTCCTGCTGGATCGCGTTGTCGAAGGGAAGCAAGGGGACGCGCTGGATCCCGGCTTCCTGGGAGACGTCTACGACACTATCGACGCCGCCATCTGGGACTTTACCGGCCGAACACGCCCTGACGCCATCGGTCACCGAGTTGTCCACGGCGGAGATCGCTTCAGTTCTCCGGTCCGCGTCACTCCAGACGTTATGGGAGCTATCGAGGAACTGGAAGAGTTGGCTCCGCTCCATAACGCGGCAAGCGTGGCGTGCATGCGTGCCGCGACTGAGCGCTGGCCGGACACTCCGCAGGTGGCAGTTTTCGACACGGCTTTCCACCGCACGATTCCCGAGTATGCCTCCCGATACGCCCTTCCGGAGGACTTGGTTACGCGACACGGGATCCGACGCTACGGCTTCCACGGGATCTCCGTAGAGATGGCCTCCCGCGACACAGCGGCGTTTCTGGGAGTACCAGTGGACTCGCTGAATGCTGTGGTGGCGCACCTTGGCAACGGCGCCTCTGTGACCGCCGTCAAAAACGGCCGCAGCGCCGACACGTCCATGGGCATGACCCCTCTGGAAGGGTTGGTGATGGGTACCCGGTCCGGTGATCTCGATCCGTCCATTGTCACGCTGCTGCAGCGCCACGGCCTCAGCCTGGACGAGGTGGACGAGCTCCTCAACCATCGGGCAGGCCTGCTGGGACTGGCCGGATCAGCCGACATGCGCGCGATTCAGGACGCTGTGCAAAGCGGGGATCCCCGTGCGATCCTTGCCTCGGACATGGCCGCCTACCGGCTGGCAAAATACATCGCCGCCTACAGCATGGTGGTCGGCGGGGCCGGGGCCCTGGTTTTCACAGGCGGAATCGGCGAACATTCCAGTCCGTTCAGGTCCCGGGTCATGTCACTGCTCCGGCCCCTCGGCCTCTTCATCGACGAGGACAGGAACCATTCCGCGGCAGCCGGTGCCCGCCTTATCAGCACCGACGGATCGGCGTTTCCGGTCCTGGCCTTACCGAGCGACGAGGAACGCGCCATCGCGGAGGCGACAGCCGCCGTCGTGCTTTCGCAGGATCCGGCGAACCAGAGCCCCGATGAAATCGAAGCATGGCCTAGGGCCAAAAGGCCCTAA
- a CDS encoding HAD-IC family P-type ATPase, translating into MTEQPGLSHSRTGVRYPAMGSGLSSAQVTARTEAGLDNRTSFSSSRTLWQIVRTNLLTLFNAIVGCSFVLLLLLGQWKDALFGLTAAGNFLIGVVQEYRAKRALDRIAILNASPARVVRDGIAQDIDVQEIVRDDVLLLGIGDQVPADATIVDGDGLEIDESLLTGESAPVNKGPGSEVLSGSTVVAGHGKARVVSVGSDSFASKMTAEAKRFSMVNSEIRNSLKRILRWVTWLLLPVVLLVANGQMQANGGWEQAITTGTWRSGAVGAVASVIAMIPLGLVLLSSVAFAVGGIRLARENVLIQELAAVEGLARVDMLCLDKTGTLTEGRLVFDAAHEVAPSLDYDWKQVLGWFGADPQANATARSLADAFPSGGSLRPTSTAPFSSARKWSAVTFSGGHFVSGTWILGAPEIVLREGTLGTARALEDATSLASSGLRTMVLAYLPGPLPVQDAGEEQPPAGCAPICLLTFREKVRPDAAKILAYFQDQGVDVRIISGDDPRTVAAVARELGLDAENGYDARQLPKDPDLMLAVLESNVVFGRVTPEQKRDMVLALQRGGHTVAMTGDGVNDALALKEADIGIAMDSAAAATKAVSRLILLDGRFDRLPGVLAEGRRVIANIERVSVLFLSKTAYAIALSVTFGSLLWEFPFLPRQLSATDGLTIGIPAFFLALMPNNRRYTSGFLKRSLSFAVPAGLVVAAAVFAVNVYATDVGSYTTDAARTASVLTLSLTGLWILTAISLPLNLRRSIIIGAMYLGLVFTLTVPLLQDFFGLEWPPNDLLLASLGSALTGMLAIGALHRLHNRRDARS; encoded by the coding sequence GTGACCGAGCAGCCAGGCCTGAGCCATTCTCGCACCGGCGTGCGTTACCCAGCCATGGGCTCCGGGCTATCCAGCGCCCAGGTCACGGCCCGAACCGAAGCAGGACTGGACAACAGGACTTCCTTCAGTTCAAGCAGAACCCTGTGGCAGATCGTCCGGACGAACCTCCTGACGCTGTTCAACGCGATCGTGGGCTGCAGCTTCGTGCTCCTGCTTCTCTTGGGCCAATGGAAGGATGCACTCTTCGGACTAACTGCTGCGGGCAACTTCCTCATTGGCGTCGTTCAGGAATACCGGGCCAAGAGGGCGCTGGACCGGATTGCCATTCTCAATGCCTCCCCCGCCCGGGTGGTCCGCGATGGCATCGCGCAGGACATTGACGTGCAGGAGATCGTCCGCGACGACGTCCTCCTGCTGGGCATCGGCGACCAGGTGCCAGCAGATGCGACCATCGTCGACGGCGATGGCCTGGAAATCGACGAATCGCTCCTGACAGGTGAATCAGCCCCCGTAAACAAGGGCCCGGGATCCGAAGTGCTCTCCGGCTCCACCGTCGTGGCCGGGCACGGCAAGGCCCGCGTAGTCAGCGTCGGCAGCGACTCCTTTGCCAGCAAGATGACCGCCGAGGCCAAGCGGTTTTCCATGGTCAACTCCGAGATTCGCAACAGTCTCAAGAGGATCCTCCGTTGGGTCACGTGGCTCTTGCTCCCGGTGGTCCTCCTCGTGGCCAACGGTCAGATGCAGGCCAACGGCGGTTGGGAGCAGGCCATCACAACGGGCACTTGGAGGAGCGGGGCCGTGGGAGCGGTCGCGAGCGTCATCGCCATGATCCCCTTGGGCCTGGTGCTCCTGAGCAGCGTCGCTTTCGCGGTTGGCGGGATCCGGCTGGCTCGTGAGAACGTCCTGATCCAGGAGTTGGCAGCCGTGGAAGGCCTGGCGCGCGTGGACATGCTCTGCCTGGACAAGACGGGCACCCTCACCGAAGGCAGGCTCGTGTTCGACGCAGCACATGAAGTTGCGCCGTCGCTGGACTACGACTGGAAACAGGTTCTGGGCTGGTTTGGTGCAGATCCCCAGGCCAATGCGACCGCCCGCAGCCTCGCCGACGCTTTCCCGTCCGGCGGCAGCCTCCGCCCGACCTCGACGGCGCCATTCTCTTCTGCGCGGAAATGGAGCGCGGTTACCTTCAGTGGGGGCCACTTCGTCTCCGGCACATGGATACTGGGCGCTCCGGAGATCGTCCTTCGCGAAGGCACCCTAGGCACAGCTCGCGCCCTTGAGGACGCAACATCCCTGGCTTCGTCCGGGCTACGCACCATGGTCCTGGCCTATTTGCCGGGACCATTGCCCGTACAGGATGCCGGGGAGGAGCAACCACCTGCCGGCTGTGCGCCAATATGCTTGCTGACCTTCCGGGAGAAAGTGCGCCCGGACGCGGCGAAGATCCTCGCCTACTTCCAAGACCAAGGCGTGGATGTGAGAATCATCTCCGGCGACGATCCCCGCACTGTCGCTGCCGTCGCACGTGAGCTCGGACTCGACGCGGAAAACGGGTACGACGCACGGCAACTGCCAAAGGACCCGGACCTGATGCTGGCAGTACTGGAGAGCAATGTGGTCTTCGGGCGCGTCACCCCGGAACAGAAAAGGGACATGGTCCTTGCGTTGCAACGTGGAGGCCACACTGTCGCGATGACCGGGGACGGTGTCAACGATGCACTGGCACTCAAGGAGGCCGACATCGGCATTGCCATGGACTCGGCTGCGGCCGCCACCAAGGCGGTGTCCCGCCTGATCCTCCTGGACGGGCGTTTCGACAGACTTCCCGGCGTGCTCGCAGAGGGCAGACGCGTCATCGCCAATATCGAACGGGTTTCGGTCCTGTTCCTCAGCAAAACGGCTTATGCCATCGCCCTCTCCGTCACCTTCGGATCACTCCTGTGGGAATTTCCGTTCCTGCCACGCCAACTCTCCGCAACGGACGGCCTCACCATTGGAATCCCGGCGTTCTTCCTCGCCCTCATGCCCAACAACCGCCGCTACACCTCTGGGTTTCTTAAGCGCTCCCTCTCATTCGCCGTGCCCGCTGGGCTGGTCGTCGCTGCGGCCGTTTTTGCGGTCAACGTTTACGCCACCGACGTCGGAAGCTACACAACTGATGCCGCCCGGACCGCTTCCGTTCTCACGCTCTCACTCACGGGCCTATGGATACTGACAGCCATCTCACTCCCGCTCAACCTGCGGCGATCAATCATCATCGGAGCGATGTACCTCGGCTTGGTCTTTACGCTGACCGTGCCCCTCCTCCAAGACTTCTTCGGCTTGGAATGGCCTCCGAACGATCTACTCCTGGCGTCCCTTGGCAGCGCCCTCACAGGAATGCTCGCCATCGGCGCCCTCCACCGGCTCCACAACCGGCGAGACGCGCGGAGCTAA
- a CDS encoding universal stress protein has product MNTEPSSNRIIVGVDGSEYSSAALRWAARMSERLDTPLEVITCVGMPDLFFSSRMETGMTKFSGELEESARQLVEQALDRAFDADRPENVGITVRFGAPAKVLVEESRNAQLLIVGRHGEGGFLGQAIGSVSRACAAHSQCPVLLVGQNDQEK; this is encoded by the coding sequence ATGAACACAGAACCATCGTCGAATCGGATCATCGTGGGCGTGGACGGCTCCGAATACTCATCAGCAGCATTGCGATGGGCAGCACGGATGAGTGAGCGGCTGGACACGCCGCTGGAAGTAATCACTTGTGTCGGCATGCCGGATCTCTTTTTCTCTTCGCGCATGGAGACCGGGATGACCAAATTCTCGGGAGAATTGGAAGAATCTGCCAGGCAATTGGTGGAACAGGCGCTGGACCGGGCTTTTGACGCAGACAGACCGGAGAATGTGGGCATTACGGTCAGGTTCGGCGCGCCCGCCAAAGTCCTGGTTGAGGAAAGCCGGAATGCCCAGCTCCTCATCGTTGGCCGCCACGGAGAGGGCGGATTCCTGGGACAGGCCATAGGCTCGGTAAGCCGGGCATGCGCGGCACATTCACAGTGCCCTGTCTTGCTGGTAGGCCAGAACGACCAGGAGAAATAA
- a CDS encoding pyridoxamine 5'-phosphate oxidase family protein: protein MSLPSMDPGRADGGLHVAEELSQEQCWELLRSKATGRFGFIEQGRVVILPVNYVVDGQSIYFRTTGDGSIAGAVPSPESTFQIDDSRADRSEGWSVLVSGASSRVEDEDLLTRLWGKVMAEPWAGGARNLFIRIQADRVSGRHVHLT from the coding sequence ATGTCCCTCCCCAGCATGGATCCAGGCCGCGCTGACGGCGGACTGCACGTTGCGGAAGAACTCAGCCAAGAACAATGCTGGGAACTCCTCCGTTCAAAGGCCACCGGCCGTTTCGGCTTCATCGAACAGGGCAGGGTGGTGATCCTGCCGGTCAACTATGTGGTTGATGGCCAATCCATCTACTTCCGGACTACCGGGGATGGATCCATTGCCGGGGCGGTCCCGTCACCCGAGTCGACCTTTCAAATCGACGATTCACGGGCCGATCGGAGCGAGGGTTGGTCGGTCTTGGTCAGCGGGGCCTCTTCCCGCGTTGAGGACGAGGATCTTTTGACCCGGCTCTGGGGAAAGGTCATGGCAGAGCCATGGGCCGGCGGAGCACGGAATCTCTTTATCCGGATCCAAGCGGACCGGGTCAGCGGACGCCACGTGCATCTGACGTGA
- a CDS encoding pyridoxamine 5'-phosphate oxidase family protein, with translation MTPDTEDPVEILNEEECWKILSDATLGRLALSIANEPEIYPINFVAHGRKILLRTNPGEKLFALTINENVALETDGVGSQSVWSVVVKGKARQLDSGAEIEAAEKIPRQQMTSVRKRVFVEIVPTSVSGRRIHRGPENDELTASDLY, from the coding sequence ATGACACCGGATACCGAGGACCCCGTAGAAATCCTGAATGAGGAAGAATGCTGGAAAATCCTTTCGGACGCAACGTTGGGACGATTGGCACTGAGCATCGCCAACGAACCTGAGATCTACCCCATCAATTTCGTCGCCCACGGCAGGAAGATTCTCCTCCGCACAAATCCCGGGGAGAAGCTATTCGCACTCACGATAAACGAGAACGTTGCGCTGGAGACCGATGGGGTAGGCAGCCAGTCCGTCTGGAGCGTCGTGGTGAAAGGAAAAGCGCGGCAACTGGACTCTGGTGCAGAAATTGAAGCGGCAGAGAAGATCCCGCGCCAACAAATGACCTCCGTGAGGAAACGGGTCTTTGTCGAGATTGTCCCGACATCCGTCTCGGGGAGACGGATTCACCGCGGACCGGAAAACGACGAGCTGACCGCTAGCGACTTGTACTGA
- a CDS encoding universal stress protein produces MNKQIIVGVDGSAIGSAATDWAAERARDLGFQLHLVHAVPEPWAFPEEGRHENAMAQAKDLLKGEAARVAARIPSLDVVTTLSSGEPAETMRKLSAGAEMVVVGTDRHPDNHGEGFGSVSFQIAVISHCAVAVVPAPSPHESSGVVVGVDGSGDSDLAVERAASEAQRMGQELVILHAGEPDGRVLLSAAVQRLAEQHPGLLVHEMLDLERAPAEALLEAGTRARLLVMGCKGRGGARVLVGSVAQHVLLNVQCPTLITRPA; encoded by the coding sequence GTGAACAAACAGATCATTGTTGGTGTCGATGGGTCCGCGATCGGCAGTGCTGCCACGGACTGGGCAGCTGAACGGGCCCGTGATCTTGGTTTTCAGCTTCATCTGGTCCACGCAGTTCCTGAGCCATGGGCGTTTCCGGAGGAAGGCCGCCACGAGAACGCGATGGCGCAAGCCAAGGACCTGCTGAAAGGAGAAGCGGCGCGGGTCGCCGCACGGATTCCCTCCCTGGATGTGGTCACGACGCTGAGTTCCGGAGAACCGGCCGAGACTATGCGCAAACTTTCCGCAGGGGCCGAAATGGTCGTTGTGGGAACTGACAGGCACCCTGACAACCATGGCGAAGGATTCGGTTCGGTCAGCTTTCAAATTGCGGTCATCAGCCATTGCGCCGTAGCGGTTGTCCCCGCTCCTTCACCCCATGAGTCGTCCGGAGTGGTGGTTGGCGTCGACGGCTCAGGTGATTCCGATCTCGCCGTCGAGCGGGCCGCCAGCGAGGCACAGCGAATGGGACAGGAACTCGTGATCCTCCATGCAGGCGAGCCTGATGGGCGGGTGCTGCTGTCGGCAGCGGTCCAGCGCCTGGCCGAGCAGCACCCGGGCCTGCTCGTACACGAGATGCTGGACTTGGAGCGCGCCCCGGCCGAGGCGCTCCTTGAGGCCGGAACCCGTGCGCGGCTGCTGGTGATGGGCTGCAAGGGAAGGGGCGGGGCACGCGTGCTCGTCGGCTCCGTGGCTCAGCACGTGCTGCTTAACGTGCAGTGCCCGACCCTGATAACCCGCCCCGCCTAA
- a CDS encoding heavy metal translocating P-type ATPase — protein MTTILRFPLVAATLLVGACVGVLLGVGQVPAAQSTATIYALAVAAYRAVSMLRDLFRGRWGIDLLAVMAIVSTLLVGEYIASLIIVLMLTGGDALEEFAHGRATRELKALLERAPRTAHRETPGKPVEEVPVGMVRSGDTLLVKPSEIIPVDGRLLSAAGAFDESSLTGESLPVEHVRGDTLLSGSVNGEEVIRLVASNTAADSQYSRIVALVQEAAASRAPTVRLADRYAVPFTVFAILLAGIAWFISHDPERFAQVLVVATPCPLLIAAPVAFLAGTSRAAHSGIIVKNAGTLEQLARVRTAVFDKTGTLTQGRPTLQDIYVSPAASGISAAGLIQLAASAEQSSSHVLASSVVDAARSRGLSLLPVSSANEHATQGVTAVCGNRTVVVGKASFVGPATSGFKRADLASGQLAIYVGVDGAFAGTLIMSDPLRKNAVATLEQLRRLGVQETMLLTGDTPSTAEHIAEEAGITRVLADCLPADKVAAVAGLNKRLVMMVGDGVNDAPVLAAADVGIAMGAKGATAASESADVVIMLDDLSKVAAAVDIGRHTIHIARTSIWTGILLSVGLMAMAAFGFVPAVAGALLQELVDLATILNALRALGQGRQSSSRHTERDTVSVGPERSLPPASLHGPKTKP, from the coding sequence GTGACCACGATCCTGCGTTTTCCGCTCGTAGCGGCCACGCTCCTCGTGGGAGCGTGCGTGGGGGTCCTGCTGGGCGTCGGCCAAGTGCCGGCTGCCCAGTCGACAGCAACCATTTATGCCCTGGCCGTGGCCGCTTACCGAGCCGTGTCCATGCTCCGCGACCTTTTTCGGGGACGGTGGGGCATCGATTTGCTGGCGGTGATGGCCATTGTCAGTACCCTCCTGGTCGGGGAATACATCGCCTCGCTCATCATCGTGCTCATGCTCACGGGCGGGGATGCCCTCGAGGAATTTGCCCACGGCCGGGCCACGCGCGAGCTGAAGGCCCTCCTCGAACGGGCGCCCCGGACAGCCCACCGTGAGACCCCGGGCAAGCCCGTGGAAGAGGTGCCCGTGGGGATGGTGCGTTCCGGAGACACCCTCTTGGTCAAACCCTCCGAAATCATCCCTGTAGACGGACGCCTGCTCTCCGCAGCAGGGGCTTTCGACGAATCATCCCTGACCGGCGAGAGCCTTCCGGTCGAACACGTCAGGGGGGATACGCTGCTGAGCGGCTCTGTCAACGGCGAGGAAGTTATTCGCCTGGTTGCGAGCAACACTGCCGCAGACTCCCAGTACAGCCGGATCGTGGCCCTGGTCCAAGAAGCCGCGGCCAGCCGCGCACCCACCGTCAGGCTTGCGGACCGATATGCCGTGCCCTTCACGGTCTTTGCCATCCTGTTGGCCGGGATCGCCTGGTTCATCAGCCACGATCCAGAACGGTTTGCCCAAGTACTGGTGGTTGCGACACCGTGTCCTCTGTTGATCGCCGCGCCGGTGGCCTTCCTCGCCGGCACCAGCAGGGCAGCCCATTCGGGGATCATCGTCAAGAATGCAGGTACCCTCGAACAACTGGCACGGGTCAGGACGGCGGTCTTCGACAAGACCGGCACGCTCACGCAGGGGCGCCCCACGCTGCAGGACATTTACGTCTCCCCGGCCGCCTCCGGCATTTCCGCCGCTGGGCTAATCCAACTCGCGGCGTCCGCTGAACAGTCTTCCTCCCACGTCCTGGCGTCCTCTGTGGTTGATGCCGCACGATCCCGCGGCCTGTCTCTGCTTCCTGTCAGCAGCGCCAACGAACACGCCACCCAGGGGGTCACCGCAGTATGCGGGAACCGGACCGTGGTGGTGGGCAAAGCTTCCTTCGTTGGCCCGGCAACAAGCGGCTTCAAAAGGGCAGATCTGGCCAGCGGACAACTTGCGATCTACGTCGGCGTGGACGGAGCTTTCGCCGGAACGCTTATCATGAGCGACCCCTTGCGGAAAAACGCGGTGGCCACCTTGGAGCAGCTGCGGCGGCTGGGCGTGCAGGAGACCATGCTCCTGACCGGCGACACCCCATCCACCGCGGAACATATCGCGGAAGAGGCAGGGATAACCCGGGTTCTGGCCGATTGTCTGCCTGCCGACAAGGTCGCCGCCGTCGCTGGGCTGAACAAGCGCCTAGTGATGATGGTCGGCGACGGAGTCAACGACGCACCTGTCCTCGCCGCAGCCGATGTCGGGATAGCGATGGGTGCCAAGGGAGCAACGGCGGCCAGCGAGTCGGCCGACGTCGTCATCATGCTCGATGACTTATCCAAGGTGGCCGCCGCCGTCGACATCGGCAGGCACACCATCCATATCGCGCGCACGAGCATCTGGACCGGCATCCTCCTCAGCGTCGGGCTGATGGCCATGGCAGCTTTCGGTTTTGTCCCGGCCGTGGCTGGCGCCCTCCTCCAGGAACTGGTGGATCTCGCCACGATCCTGAATGCGCTCCGGGCATTGGGACAAGGCCGACAATCTTCAAGCCGGCACACCGAGCGAGACACTGTGTCGGTTGGTCCTGAACGGTCTCTCCCGCCGGCTTCCTTGCACGGGCCGAAAACGAAGCCGTGA